In Hyperolius riggenbachi isolate aHypRig1 chromosome 10, aHypRig1.pri, whole genome shotgun sequence, a genomic segment contains:
- the LOC137534529 gene encoding uncharacterized protein: MQMRFLSESALPGQSVLPVVLLCMRDCREGLCKMSGTWFTTENLIIKIQNSPELYDKTLPGHKDHQRLHDIWRNIAHEFLGEKWEKLSPKTQEAKVGLLRKRWKSVRDSYKKELEKQYQESKSGCGSSQRTRYKFCGILEFMRKHHESAETEDSLPPDPDPEEAEIDAGHNTSSDLEVDDLTPQDGDTATLDESDSTTADQTQPSTLTTRPRTTHRSSRGVRASTQGRRIARGMSRAEYDHKLITSIEKAVDHMEKREEEIKQLKEPCTQYLLSLVPLLQKVPPDKQWAARHAISETLGKFLQTQSQAEENSSNYVTQQHMPHATPQYHSYPQPSYQSHRMYDPPSYPPMHMATRPYGQQPHYPMTGPMRFEQANRYQRSDTPVYTDLSAQTQPQTTSESATQAFIHDTGSMSDYLAQHE; this comes from the exons ATGCAGATGCGttttttgtcagaatctgctcttccaggtcaaagtgtacttcctgttGTTCTGCTTtgcatgagggattgcagagaagGTTTGTGCAAGATGTCTGGCACGTGGTTTACCACAGAAAATTTAATAATTAAAATACAGAATAGTCCAGAGCTGTATGACAAGACATTGCCTGGACACAAAGATCATCAAAGGCTGCATGACATCTGGAGAAACATTGCCCATGAGTTCCTGGgtgaaaaatgggaaaaattgtCACCAAAGACTCAAGAAGCAAAAG TTGGTCTCCTGCGCAAAAGATGGAAGTCTGTGCGAGACAGTTATAAAAAGGAGCTGGAGAAACAATATCAAGAatctaaaagtgggtgtggcagtTCCCAAAGAACAAGATATAAATTCTGTGGGATTCTGGAATTTATGAGAAAACATCATGAGTCGGCTGA AACTGAAGATAGCCTGCCACCTGATCCTGATCCTGAGGAGGCGGAAATAGATGCAGGCCACAACACTAGCAGTGATCTGGAAGTGGATGATTTAACTCCACAGGATGGTGACACAGCTACACTGGATGAGAGTGACTCAACAACTGCTGATCAAACACAACCCAGTACACTAACTACTAGGCCACGCACAACTCACAGATCTAGTAGAGGTGTGAGGGCATCAACCCAAGGCAGGAGAATAgcaagaggtatgagcagggctgaatatgATCACAAGCTCATTACTTCTATTGAAAAGGCTGTGGATCatatggagaagcgagaggaggaaATCAAACAATTAAAAGAGCCATGCACCCAGTATCTGCTAAGTTTAGTGCCATTGTTACAGAAAGTGCCACCAGATAAGCAATGGGCAGCCAGACATGCCATATCTGAGACCCTGGGCAAATTTTTGCAAACTCAGAGCCAGGCAGAAGAAAATAGCTCCAACTATGTCACTCAACAACACATGCCTCATGCCACTCCTCAGTATCATTCATACCCACAACCATCTTACCAGAGTCACCGTATGTATGACCCACCTAGTTACCCACCTATGCATATGGCAACCCGGCCATATGGGCAGCAGCCACATTATCCTATGACAGGACCTATGCGTTTTGAGCAAGCTAATAGGTATCAAAGATCAGACACTCCAGTGTACACTGATTTATCAGCTCAGACCCAGCCACAAACTACTTCAGAATCAGCTACACAAGCTTTCATTCATGACACTGGAAGCATGTCTGATTATCTTGCACAACATGAGTAG
- the LOC137534530 gene encoding uncharacterized protein codes for MYPDLLLLICVAAYMRRRPRTRRYWVHPILQQRRRKGQFWTLYRDLRQHPDKFFGYTRMSVGSFDCLLSKLKDALQRQDTNYRRAITPTERLLITLRFLATGHSYAALHYQFLMGRSTIRYLVLDTCKLIWKTLQPEFMPPPDLPMWEANIQHFWEKHQFPNCLGAVDGKHVRIVMPAATGSVYYNYKKYFSLVLMAVVDPNLKFIYVDVGAYGSSHDSAVFQHSRFGLKLLTGQMTLPAPRPWPDRQHPPYPCVFVADEAFALSEHVMRPYAQRDMSLKKKVFNQRLTKARQVVECAFGILSNKWRIFHTALKMQPQYAIAVVKATCVLHNYVRTLDGMHTEEEEEIPPCALQNVAPSTLRGPISAIQMRDKLADYFVP; via the exons ATGTATCCTGATTTGCTATTACTAATATGTGTAGCAGCATATATGAGACGCAGGCCAAGGACACGGAGATACTGGGTGCATCCCATACTGCAACAGCGGCGCAGGAAGGGTCAATTTTGGACACTCTATCGTGACTTGAGGCAGCATCCAGACAAGTTCTTTGGCTACACCAGAATGTCTGTGGGCAG TTTTGATTGTCTACTGTCCAAATTGAAGGATGCCCTTCAAAGACAAGATACTAATTATCGCCGTGCAATCACTCCAACGGAGCGTCTCCTCATAACTTTGAG atttctggcaacaggaCATTCATATGCAGCTCTGCATTATCAGTTCCTGATGGGAAGATCTACTATCCGCTACCTGGTTTTGGACACATGCAAACTGATTTGGAAAACACTGCAGCCCGAATTTATGCCACCTCCTGATCTACCTATGTGGGAGGCTAATATTCAGCATTTCTGGGAAAAGCATCAATTCCCTAACTGCCTAGGAGCAGTGGATGGGAAACATGTCCGTATTGTTATGCCTGCAGCCACTGGCAGTGtgtattacaattataaaaaatatttctctctTGTGCTCATGGCTGTGGTGGATCCGAATTTAAAATTTATATATGTGGATGTGGGTGCTTACGGCAGTTCACATGATTCTGCTGTTTTCCAACACAGCAGATTTGGCTTGAAACTCCTAACTGGCCAAATGACCTTACCAGCACCACGACCCTGGCCTGACAGACAACACCCACCTTACCCATGTGTGTTTGTGGCTGATGAGGCATTTGCTCTATCCGAGCATGTGATGCGGCCTTATGCCCAAAGAGATATGtctctgaaaaaaaaagtgtttaatcaGCGCCTTACCAAAGCCAGGCAAGTGGTGGAATGTGCTTTTGGCATACTTTCTAACAAATGGCGCATTTTTCATACTGCCCTAAAAATGCAACCACAGTATGCTATTGCAGTTGTGAAGGCCACATGTGTTTTACACAATTATGTAAGAACATTAGATGGCAtgcacacagaggaggaggaggagattccaCCCTGTGCTCTTCAAAATGTTGCCCCTTCTACCTTACGTGGGCCTATTTCTGCCATTCAAATGCGAGATAAACTCGCAGATTACTTTGTGCCATAA